The following coding sequences are from one uncultured Desulfobacter sp. window:
- the mftF gene encoding mycofactocin biosynthesis glycosyltransferase MftF (Members of this protein family, MftF, are glycosyltransferases, members of PF00535 (glycosyl transferase family 2). The encoding gene is found as part of the mycofactocin cassette, in Mycobacterium tuberculosis, many other Actinobacteria, and occasional members of other lineages. Mycofactocin itself, a putative redox carrier, is a heavily modified derivative of the C-terminal Val-Tyr dipeptide of the mycofactocin precursor MftA (TIGR03969).): MMNYRFAPQVELIEQPDGGILLKQIPLSVLRVNSSCAALLKRLRDGEPVDGPDQYRTLFDQLVARGFLEQIQTIPQDLGACPFVSVIIPVRDREAELGRCLQSLSQLDYPAERLEVIVVDDGSRDNSAGCAKERGARVIASGADGAGPAAARNRGADAAKGEILAFIDSDCTASKTWLRQLVPLFDDPTLAAIGGNVAGMATRSRLDRYEDIMSSLSLGDHPRKAGKGSDTFYLPSCNLLVKKEIFLAMNGFAPTMQVGEDVDLCWRMRDQGWRIAYLPAGTVFHQHRNQLIPFMSRRFFYGTSEEKLQRLHPNRKKQMVVPPLLAVFLLAFLSIPWIGAVGILLGVAVIVMDSVVLKQKTRKMGVTIGFVQLLRARLRTMVSLLYYLSFHLVRYYLIVMVAFAIWQPSFMLLLLLMLGCAVAVDFRVKKVQLTFFPFLFFYVLEHISYGLGVFWGCLTGMNFRSYVVVPSTHSEN, encoded by the coding sequence ATGATGAACTATCGCTTTGCACCCCAGGTAGAGTTGATTGAACAACCCGACGGGGGCATCCTTCTAAAACAGATTCCCCTCAGCGTTCTGCGGGTCAATTCTTCGTGTGCGGCACTGCTTAAAAGGCTCAGGGACGGCGAACCTGTGGATGGCCCTGACCAATACAGAACCTTGTTTGATCAACTGGTTGCCAGAGGCTTTTTAGAGCAGATTCAAACAATTCCCCAGGATCTGGGCGCTTGTCCTTTTGTCAGTGTTATCATTCCTGTGCGGGACAGGGAAGCGGAGCTTGGGCGATGTCTGCAATCGTTATCCCAATTGGACTATCCGGCTGAACGTCTGGAAGTTATCGTTGTGGATGACGGCAGTCGTGATAACAGCGCTGGATGTGCAAAAGAGCGGGGCGCCAGGGTGATTGCCTCCGGTGCGGACGGGGCAGGGCCGGCGGCAGCCAGAAACCGGGGCGCTGATGCAGCCAAAGGCGAGATTCTGGCCTTCATTGATTCAGACTGCACCGCGTCCAAAACGTGGCTGCGGCAGCTTGTCCCGCTTTTTGATGACCCGACCCTTGCGGCTATCGGCGGCAACGTTGCGGGAATGGCCACCCGGTCACGGCTTGACCGTTACGAGGATATCATGTCCAGTCTCAGCCTGGGTGACCACCCGCGCAAGGCGGGAAAAGGCTCGGATACCTTCTATCTGCCCAGCTGCAACCTTCTGGTTAAAAAAGAAATCTTTCTGGCCATGAACGGGTTTGCGCCGACAATGCAGGTGGGAGAAGATGTGGACCTGTGCTGGCGCATGCGGGATCAGGGATGGCGCATTGCCTATCTGCCGGCCGGAACAGTGTTTCATCAACATCGAAATCAACTGATCCCTTTTATGTCCCGGCGTTTTTTTTACGGCACATCCGAAGAAAAATTGCAGCGGCTGCACCCGAATCGTAAAAAGCAGATGGTGGTACCGCCCCTGCTGGCTGTTTTTCTGTTGGCCTTTTTAAGCATCCCATGGATCGGTGCTGTCGGTATATTGCTGGGTGTCGCCGTGATCGTTATGGACAGCGTGGTGCTCAAACAAAAGACCCGGAAAATGGGGGTGACAATAGGATTTGTCCAGCTGCTGCGGGCACGGTTGCGCACCATGGTCAGTCTGTTGTACTATCTTAGCTTTCATCTGGTCAGATATTATTTAATTGTTATGGTTGCCTTTGCAATCTGGCAGCCCTCTTTTATGTTGTTGTTACTGCTTATGCTCGGCTGTGCGGTGGCGGTGGATTTCAGGGTGAAAAAAGTTCAATTGACCTTTTTTCCCTTTTTGTTTTTCTACGTTCTGGAGCACATCTCCTATGGCCTCGGCGTCTTCTGGGGATGTTTGACAGGAATGAATTTCCGAAGTTATGTTGTGGTGCCGAGCACCCATAGTGAAAATTAG